The following is a genomic window from Myxococcales bacterium.
AGCTGGTTTTAATTCCATGCATGCATTGTGTTCTAGCAAAAATGATCAACCTAAAAAAGCAAGTCGTCCCTTTGATAAAACGAGAGATGGTTTTGTGATGGGAGAAGGAGCAGGCATTTTTATTCTGGAAGAGCTTGAGCATGCAAAAAAACGCAATGCACCGATTATCGCAGAATTAGTTGGCTATGGATCGACATGCGATGCACATCATATCACAGCTCCTTCCGAAAATGGCGAAGGCGCACAGCGAGCGATAAGGCAGGCATTAGCGTGCGCGAATCTTTCTCCTAAGGATATAAGCTACATCAATGCTCACGGAACAAGTACGCCTTTAAATGATAAGTATGAAACAATCGCTATCAAAAGTGTATTTGGCGATCATGCTTATCAGGTGCCTGTTTCATCTACCAAATCCATGACAGGCCACTTATTGGGGGCTGCGGGAGGTGTTGAAGGTGTCTTTAGCGCTATGGCTATTAAAACCGATATGATGCCTCCTACCATTAATTTGGAATACCCAGATCCTCAGTGTGATCTTGATTACATTCCTAATAAGGCAAGAACAGGCACGGTAGAAGTTGCCATGTCTAATTCTTTTGGATTTGGCGGAGCTAATGCGGTTATTATTTTGAGAAAATATCGCTGAAAAAAAATAGAGTAACAGCTCATAAAAATTATAGCAATAATGAAAACACTTATTTGGTTGGCAGTTAGTGGCATTACTACTAGCCAATCAGGTGATTTATAAAGTTGGTATTACACGCTCATCCTGTTGTTTTCTTATCAATTAGTAAGAAATTAACAATTAAATTTATGGACGGCGCGCTATTCTATGAGAATTCTTAGCTTGCATTGCAAGCTAATTAAGTAAGTTAAATAAAATTCGTGAGGAAATAGATGCGCCATTCTTTTTCACTATTCGTTTTGATGTTTTTAGAAGTTCATTTTTTATCAACCGGTGGACATGCCTCAAAACCAAAACAGGAAAATTTACAAGCGGCTCTTAATTATATGGAAGAAAATGCGACTGAAGGAATCTACCGACAGTCAGGGCGGCACGACATTGAAAAGAAGTATCTTGCCAAACTCAAAAAGCATTCATTCAAGATCAAAAAATTCAAACCAATAGACCTTTTTGCACTTGCCACTGCGGTTAAGCAATATGTTTTAGTGAGCGAATTCATTAAATATGAACTCTTTGATTCATGTTTGGAAGCAGCGAAAGAGGACATTTCTAAAATTGCTGGAGAAACACAATTTGGAAGGTTCATGGTGAGAGATTTATTACCGAGCTTAGAAACAGCTAAAAAACCACTGTTTAAGCAAATTTTTAAACATTTGCACCATCTATTGTTTAAATCGAATATGACAAAAATGGATGCAATGAATTTGGGGATTGTGTTCGGCCCAAATTTCTTTCCAGCAAGAGCAAGTCCAGACAACGAAAATTTTAGAGCTGCTGATCTGGCACAGTTTCAAACTCCATTCAATGAGTTTGTGGAAAAAGCCATTTTAACTTATCCACTTTGGGATTCCTTGGGCAAACAGCTGTGAAAATATTTTTTGCTCGAGTGATTTTGCCTGCCTCACTTAAATAAAAACCATTTTTTATAGAGCTGCTCTATCACGCCTTGTGATTTTTTGAGCTCTATCCAGTTATTGATGAATTTCGTCCACTGATCAGTATGTGATGGTGCTGCAAATGTTAAGTAATCGGAGGGAAAACGATCATCTTCGATAATGCTGTATTGTGGGTAAATAGTAGTTATCGTGAGCGCTTCAGGCAGGGCCCACAGTAAAAGTTTTGGGTTTTCTCTAATGAGAAATTCTTGAATATTTTTTATGATTTTAATCGTGCTGTGGGGAAATAATTGTGATGCCTGTTGCTGAAAATTCTCGATCGTAAAAATGGGTGTATTGGGGTCGATATTTTTTGCATCACTGTTAAGATAATCGGGTGTAATCAGCACGTAGGAGCCGATTAGGTAAGGTTGAGAAATGCTTATGGTATTGAGCAGATTTTTTTGAGGCCTTAAAGCAGATACGGCAATATCGATTAGGCCACTTTCCAAAAGATTAGCTGGATCATTTTGGTAGTTGACAAAATTAATTGACCTAAGACCTAAATCTTTTGCTAAGCCATGCATTAACTCAATATCAAAACCAACGAGATCATGTTGAGCATTAAAATATGAATAGGGCATGTTGTCAGATGAAAACCCAACTCGAAGAGTTTTTGATTTTTTGATGTGAGAAAATACGTGCTTGCTTTTGAGCGGAGAAATTTTTTTAATGTCTTCAATTATTTTATATGGCAGAGGATCGCTTATATTTTGTCTGAGATATGCAGGTGTTTTTTGCGGCACCGGTGTATTTAAAGAGTTTATCAATAAAAACCAGGCACCATATCCCATGGTCGCTATGGCAAGAGTAATAAGTAATTTTTTGAAATTAAAGGTCAGGCGTTTTTCCCATGAGCTGACGGTAAAAAAGCACATACTCACAATGGATGCTACATTGGCAAGCGCCATAAATTTAGCGGTGATAGGCATAGTAGGAATAAAAAGATCGATGGCGTCTTTGGGGAGATGCACGCTATCGAGCAGGTAACCAATACCTTCTGGGGATGAGCCAAAGGAAGTAAGCAGGCTTAAAGTGGAAAGCTCAATAATATCCGGCGTGAGTGCGTCACTGCTGTAATACCAACTGGTGAAATAAATAAATAGCACGTTAAAAAGCTTCGCTGAGATGGGAAAAGTAAAGGTGAGTGGTACCAGCGTGTTGATAAAACCACGAAATTTTTGTTTGTCAAAACCTAAAAGAGGCATGTGTCTTTGCAGACTGCTTAAAACTAAAGGCAAGGTGATGACTGCGTTGCCGCTGATAAAAGCCAGCAATAATGCTGGCAATATCGGAGACATGAGTTGACGATAACTGGTGGGAGTAAAGATGGTCACGATCAAAGGAATGAGGAGAGAA
Proteins encoded in this region:
- a CDS encoding cation:dicarboxylase symporter family transporter, with product MKQNLSIQIIIGIIIGAFLAIYFPSLITYLKPIGTAFVMLMQMPVLLFMLCSIIVGIGHLDLKDGKLLFGYSLIFLLGSWLITRLSTFIIPLAFPPFHAVDKFSSPGANYQSISLIDTFIPQNPFKSLAQGSLSSVIVFAIFFAIALSRVKKPTPLLNSFKAAQEAAMIIVNWIVKLSLLGSLCLSASATQSIAMTNIPEIRFYYYAFIFGTIFVSSLLIPLIVTIFTPTSYRQLMSPILPALLLAFISGNAVITLPLVLSSLQRHMPLLGFDKQKFRGFINTLVPLTFTFPISAKLFNVLFIYFTSWYYSSDALTPDIIELSTLSLLTSFGSSPEGIGYLLDSVHLPKDAIDLFIPTMPITAKFMALANVASIVSMCFFTVSSWEKRLTFNFKKLLITLAIATMGYGAWFLLINSLNTPVPQKTPAYLRQNISDPLPYKIIEDIKKISPLKSKHVFSHIKKSKTLRVGFSSDNMPYSYFNAQHDLVGFDIELMHGLAKDLGLRSINFVNYQNDPANLLESGLIDIAVSALRPQKNLLNTISISQPYLIGSYVLITPDYLNSDAKNIDPNTPIFTIENFQQQASQLFPHSTIKIIKNIQEFLIRENPKLLLWALPEALTITTIYPQYSIIEDDRFPSDYLTFAAPSHTDQWTKFINNWIELKKSQGVIEQLYKKWFLFK
- the fabF gene encoding beta-ketoacyl-ACP synthase II, which codes for MTRRVVVTGLGVLCPVGNTVEESWTALLEGKSGINTIHAWAENKWANENLGVTIGGEVKNFDPANFIEPKKDIRRMGRFIHLAMAASQEAWRMAQLPDKLDDEMGNRAGCVLGVGMIGMEVFTDNYDALLEKGPRRVSPFFIPGTISNLAPGQIAIRRNLRLDNWSVVSACASGTHAIGEAFSHIKYGRADLMLCGGAESALHPMSAAGFNSMHALCSSKNDQPKKASRPFDKTRDGFVMGEGAGIFILEELEHAKKRNAPIIAELVGYGSTCDAHHITAPSENGEGAQRAIRQALACANLSPKDISYINAHGTSTPLNDKYETIAIKSVFGDHAYQVPVSSTKSMTGHLLGAAGGVEGVFSAMAIKTDMMPPTINLEYPDPQCDLDYIPNKARTGTVEVAMSNSFGFGGANAVIILRKYR